The nucleotide window GACGGATATTTTTGCGGTTGATCGCCACGTGGTAGAAGTCCGAGTACATTCCACCATCGACATCCAAACGCGAATCCACGCGGAAGACCGCCGAGTAAACGCTCTGGACGGTCGATTTGATGAACTGATAACCGTTGGTGCCCGAAGTCACCGACCAACGCTTCGAAATGTAAGTGCCTTTCGGAGCGTACTTGATCTCGGACTCGCGATCGCTCGAGTCACGTTTGCTTGCGACCAGTGCCGATTGGAACGGAAGTCCGTTGTGGAAGGCGAAATACGAACGGAGCAGATAGGGGAAACGTCCGCAGTCCGCGTACCAAACCATGCCCGATGGATCCTTGTCGCGGTACCAGTTGCCTTTACCGGCCATACAATTGGGGACGGACTTACAGCCCGACTCATAGATGCTTTCCACGAATTGCGAGAACTTGAGTTCATCCGCCTCGGTCCAAGCGCTCTTCACGATCTTCCAGGGCACTCCGCCCTTCGTGAAGGCTTGCACGGTTTGTCCCGATTGGACTTGGCCGTTCAGACCGTTCATACCCTGCTGGCGTTGCTGCTGAGGCTGTTGGCGCACTTGGGGTTGTTGAACTTCCTGGCGATTGCCGCGGAACAGGAAATCCAGAAGGCCTTGCGCCTGCGAGGTCGCGGGGATCGCCATCATCATTCCGACGACGGCCGCAGTCATCTTCGACTTACGAATTCTGGGCTGCATGAGATTCCTCTCTCTGTTGTGTTTAAAAGTGTCCGGACCGCGTAGTTCAAAACCCGCGCCAGACAAAGCCCCGCCTGTATTGGAAATGGCGCTACGGGTGGCCCGTCGAACTCGTGGACACAGGTGCCGCGCTTGGGCCACACTGGGGCATGCGTATCCGCCAAATGGGCTTCTCGTCGCGACTCAAAGCACACCGGAATCTACTGACCCTAGAGACCCTCAAATTTATCGTGGAATATCTCGAGGACGGGAACGCCCGCCAAGCCGCGATCCGCGCGGGAATCCCCGAAACCTACGCCGCCCGTCAGGGCGCGTGGCTCAAGAAACTCCCGCTGGTCAAATCCATCTTGGAGAACGATATCGACGACCGCGACCGGGCCGAACTCCGCCGCCACCTGCGCGACATCCAAAACCGCATGAACGACTGCGCCCGCATCCTGGGACTCGAAAGGTAGAAGCTACCTTTTGGTTTCGCAGTTGCTAAAGAGGTGCGAAATCACGGGGGATAACGCACCTGCGAGACTGGCCGTCCGCCACCAAAGGGAAGAAGGTACCTATTTGACCTTAATCTTCTCGACTTCGGCGAGGTACTTCTTTGTGCCTTCGGGAAGTTCGCGCCAGAGCTTGATCGCGAAGAACAGGCCCAGCAGCGTGAACGGCATCAGGAACGCCGGCCAGTAGTGCCAGGTGTCGTGCATGATGATCGCGCCCAGGACGAACTCCTGGAACGAGGAGCCCATCTTCGAGAAGCCGTCGGCCACGCCCGTGGCGGTGGCGGCGCCTTTGCGGCCTCCGAAATCGGCGGTCGCGGTGCCCGACATGATCGAGTGAACCCCGATCACGGCCATCATGATCATGATCGCACTGACACCGACGACCATCGGGTTGTGACCG belongs to Pseudobdellovibrionaceae bacterium and includes:
- a CDS encoding terminase small subunit codes for the protein MRIRQMGFSSRLKAHRNLLTLETLKFIVEYLEDGNARQAAIRAGIPETYAARQGAWLKKLPLVKSILENDIDDRDRAELRRHLRDIQNRMNDCARILGLER